From Penicillium psychrofluorescens genome assembly, chromosome: 1, one genomic window encodes:
- a CDS encoding uncharacterized protein (ID:PFLUO_000113-T1.cds;~source:funannotate), with protein MLATKLLFGLSMAIGWATACSPPANSTGGAFVIGDDGPSPPETLGFFFNHFGLSTTNLEMMKHFYGNILGMRLIFEAHVTPEYSVTYMGHSQGGRNGTGFQTGAEMLLEKNNLAGLLELVQFNVSDSTPEPSTKRTNTFSHVGMIVPDINKTQSYLEHHGVEILKPVGEAIKTFTGPINNAYNLGQYAGAHIAAKKALIKAQGIIGIPLMLLVADPDGNLVEIQQQEQLPGVV; from the coding sequence ATGCTCGCCACGAAGCTACTTTTCGGTCTCTCAATGGCCATTGGATGGGCCACAGCCTGCAGTCCACCGGCTAATAGCACCGGCGGAgccttcgtcatcggcgatGACGGTCCCTCTCCTCCGGAAACGCTAGGCTTTTTCTTCAACCACTTCGGCCTGAGCACCACCAACCTCGAGATGATGAAGCACTTCTACGGCAACATCCTCGGTATGCGTCTTATTTTCGAGGCCCACGTCACTCCCGAGTATAGTGTCACGTACATGGGCCACTCCCAGGGGGGAAGAAACGGAACCGGCTTCCAAACCGGTGCGGAGATGTTGCTCGAGAAAAACAATCTCGCcggcctcctcgagctcgttCAGTTCAACGTATCTGACAGTACTCCGGAACCGTCTACGAAACGGACCAATACCTTTTCACACGTCGGCATGATCGTCCCGGATATCAATAAGACACAGTCGTACCTGGAACACCACGGAGTTGAGATACTCAAGCCGGTTGGGGAAGCAATAAAAACCTTTACTGGGCCAATTAACAACGCGTACAATCTCGGCCAGTATGCGGGTGCCCATATTGCCGCCAAAAAGGCTCTCATCAAGGCGCAGGGTATCATTGGGATCCCTTTGATGCTGCTGGTTGCCGACCCGGACGGAAACTTGGTcgagatccagcagcaggagcaaCTACCTGGCGTCGTTTGA